From the Bacteroidota bacterium genome, the window GAAAAATTGTAGACATTTTTGTTTTACCTCCCGTCTGAACATTGGCAGAACTCCTAACAATTACCTGAGTTACAGGGATTCCACCAATTAAACCTGCTACAATATTACCCACACCCTGAGCCTTAAGTTCTCTGTTGGTTGGAGTAACTCTCTTATACGGATCCATTTTATCGGCAGCTTCAACCGATAGTAAAGTTTCCAGACTTGCTACTATTGCCAGGGTAAATGCCACAGTCCAAACTTCAGGTTTTGCAAATGAGGCAAGATCAGGAGTAATAAATAAATCGATATATCCACCGATATTATCTACTATAGGTATACTAACCAGATGTGAAGACCCTATAGCCAAGTCCGGTATGAAATTTACAAAAACAGCATTTAGTACTACACCTAAAACCACCACTACCAATGGTCCTTTAACTATTTTTGTAAAACTGAGTTTTTTTATAAAATCTTTTTCCCAAAGTATAAGAACTCCCAAAGAAAGCACCGTAATTATTACGGCTCCAATATTAATATGCCCAAACATATTAATAAGCTCGGAAAAAGTATTTGAACCATCCATATTGAAAAAGTCCAAATTCCCTTCATAGTCATTGTCATAACCCAGTGCATGGGGAATCTGTTTTAAGAAAATTGAGATACCTATTGCTGTCAGCATACCTTTAATAACTGAAGTTGGGAAGAAATACCCGATAATACCGGCCTTTAAATAGCCTAATATCAACTGTATAACCCCTGCAATTACTACTGCAGCCAGAAATGATTCGAAACCCAGCTGTTGAATTGCAACCAAAACTATAACAGCCAAACCTGCGGCCGGTCCGCTAACTCCAAGTGAAGATCCGCTCAAAGACCCAACTACAACACCACCGATAATTCCGGAAATAATTCCTGAAAACAAAGGTGCCCCGGAAGCAAGTGCGATACCCAAACTCAATGGTAAAGCAACCAGAAAAACTACTAGTCCGGCAGGTAAATCTGATTTAAAATTTTTAAAAACATTAAAATTTTGCATATTACTCTTTACTTAATTTATGTTTCATTATAACCCTTAACTCGTGCTACTAAATTATTAAGGAATGCAAAACTATAAATACTTGTTTAATAATCTAAATAAACATGATAAAACACATAAACGAAAACACAAACAACTGTTTACAAATTTAACTTAATAATATTGTTTGGTGTACTAACTAATTACCCTTTTTTAAATTAGTTTTTCCCTCCATAAATAAGTCTATAATCTCTTGTGAAGCCTTTAAAGGGGATATTTTTGAAGATTTAATTTCCTTTTCCCTAATCTTTAGTTGATTCGAAATATTTTCAGAGCTATAAAACATACGCTTTAATGCTTCATTAATATTATTATACATCCATTCTATTTGTTGATTATTTCTGTTTTTATCAAAATAATCATTCTTAGAAACTAATTCCCTGTACTCTTTTATTTTCTCCCAAACCGAATCAATTCCTGTGGTATTTAGAGCAGATGCCGTACTTACAACCGGAGTCCACCCCGATTCTGCCTGAGGAAAAATGTGTAAAGCATTTTGATATTGTAATTTCGCAATTTCGCTTTTAGCTATATTATCTCCATCTGCTTTATTAATA encodes:
- a CDS encoding SulP family inorganic anion transporter, with protein sequence MQNFNVFKNFKSDLPAGLVVFLVALPLSLGIALASGAPLFSGIISGIIGGVVVGSLSGSSLGVSGPAAGLAVIVLVAIQQLGFESFLAAVVIAGVIQLILGYLKAGIIGYFFPTSVIKGMLTAIGISIFLKQIPHALGYDNDYEGNLDFFNMDGSNTFSELINMFGHINIGAVIITVLSLGVLILWEKDFIKKLSFTKIVKGPLVVVVLGVVLNAVFVNFIPDLAIGSSHLVSIPIVDNIGGYIDLFITPDLASFAKPEVWTVAFTLAIVASLETLLSVEAADKMDPYKRVTPTNRELKAQGVGNIVAGLIGGIPVTQVIVRSSANVQTGGKTKMSTIFHGILILISVILLPLILNMIPYAALAAILLQVGYKLARPSLFKSMYALGRYQFIPFIVTVVAIVFTDLLVGITVGMVFAIFNILMANYRTSINLEEVKAKDNCVKITLSQEVSFLNKGGLLKKLDHIEPRTKLIIDATKSVSIDYDIIEVIEEFKEKAKYKDIELEVIGISHRMPDNQFELFKNIINDSKSQKL